GAATTTCAAGGACTATGCGAGGCGTTCACGCTGGGTGTAGTCCTTTTTGTTTGATATCAAAGCGATATATTTGTTAAAAATATATTACAAGAAACTTAAAAAGCTTAAGGAAGCTTTAAATTTACATTTAAAGGTAAATTTACCCTTAAAAATCACATTTCTTATGATATAATAGACAAAGATTTTAAAAGCGAGTATCTTAGGTAGAAGATTAAGATTAATAAGGAGAACAATAATGGAAAACAACATGAACCCAAATAACGGCCAGTTCAACCAGAATAGCGGCCAGTTTAACGCTAACAACGGCCAGTTCAACCAGAATAGCGGCCAGTTTAACGCTAACAACGACCAGTTCAATCAGAACAATGGTCAGTTTAACGCTAACAACGGACAGTTCAATCAGAACAATGGTCAGTTTAACGCTAACAACGGCCAGTTTGGCGGAAATGGATTCAATCAGTATAGAGCACCAATTAGAAGAAGAGAAATTGCTCTTTGCATCATTTTCAGCTTGCTAACCTGCGGAATCTATGGCATCTACTGGATGATCGTGCTCAACGATGAAGTTAACTCACTGTCAGGTGAAGTAGGAGCTACAACAGGTGGAATGGTATTCCTATTTTCAATACTGACATGCGGAATCTACGGTATCTACTGGATGTACAAGATGGGTGAAAGACTTGATAGAGTTACAGGTAAGTCAAACACAGGAATTCTATACATCGTGCTTACCTTCCTAGGACTTGGTATCGTATCATATGCTCTAATGCAGGACACACTAAATAACTATGCAGATATGTAATAAGCGAGAAGGTGGATTTCTACGCTATTTGCTGAAGAAAACGACTCCCTTTATAATATTGGGAGTCATTTACTATATATGGCTTAGAATGACGAATATATATGTGCCTTGTGTTTTTAGGCACTTCACAGGATATAAATGCCCAGGCTGTGGTGTGACGACAATGTGCGTCAATATTTTGATGTTTAGGTTTCCGCAGGCTTTCTACGCTAATCCGTTCATCTTTACAACCATTCCGTTTTTACTTTTTGAAATACTATATAACGCATACCTTGGCTATAAGCAAAAGGCAATGCCTAGATGGAATAAGATTTTGCTTGTAATTTACTGCACTGCACTCATAGTGTTTGCGATAATCAGAAACATTATCTAGCATCAGAAATCAAGGCTATAATCTGGAGGACAAATTGGAAAAGCTTTTAGTAATATTCGGTGGGCTATCGCCAGAGCACGATGTCTCCTGCCTTTCGGCAGCATCCCTTACATCAAATGTGGATAGAAGCAGATTCGAGCTTAAATGTCTCGGCATAACGAGAGAAGGCAGATGGCTTTTGACGGAAGCGACTAGCGAAGAGATAAAATCGGGCGAGTGGAAGAATAGAGAAGATAATATAGCTGTATTTTTGTCAACGGATATGTCGAGGAAGGGTCTTTATCGCTGGGATGATGCGAGCGAGCCTATCTATATCCCGGATTGCCTATTACCGATATTACATGGCGAATACGGTGAAGATGGCTCAATTCAGGGCATTTTCAAGTATGCGGGCATTCCGTATATAGGTCCAGGAATTATGTCATCGGCAGTTGCAATTGACAAAGCGATAACCAAAAGGCTGGTCAAAGGCTTAGACCTTATGCAGGCTGATTATCTAGAGTTTAAGCTAGAAGATGGTGATGTCAAAGCGCAGTGCGAGGAGATAGCAAGCTACTTCAGTAACAGATACCCTATATTTGTCAAACCAGCTAATGCAGGTTCATCCATAGGTGTAAGTAAGGTGAGCAGTGCTTCAGAGATTAGAGATGCAGTTTCTGAGGCATATAAGCACCATAATAAAATAGTTGTCGAGGAGGGCATATCGGGTCGTGAAATTGAGGTAGCTGTTTTAGACTGCGGGAATGGTGAGCTAATTGCTTCGAGGATAGGTGAGATTGTCAGCGATGATAGGTTTTACTCATTTGATGAGAAGTACAAGGATTCGGTTAAGACCAAGGTTGGCATCTGCGATGACCTAAACGATGAAATAGTCTGTGAGATTCAGGAGCAGGCCAAGGCAGTATTCAGGGTCCTTGAATGCAAGGGGCTTTCTAGGGTGGACTTCTTCTATACTGATGATGGTGAGATTTGCTTTAACGAGATAAATACAATGCCAGGATTCACTGAGCACAGTATGTATCCTAAACTTATAATGGACAAGGGAATTAGCTATTCAGAGCTGATTACTACGCTCGTGGATGGTGCGATTAAACAATTTGAATAATAGCAGGCCTTTAGCCATGCAAAAAATAAAAAACTGCTGTTCACTGACAGCAGTTTTCGTCTTATTTTGATAGCTTTTCGTTGATAGCTGCTAGAAGAGCATCTGAGCTGATGCCGTGAACAGCGCAAGCGTCTGAAAGTGACTCCATCTGTGATGATGGGCAGCCTAGGCAGTGCATTCCTGCCCCCATTAGAATTTCGATTGTCTCTGGGTACTTTGATACAACCTCACCGATTAGCATGTCCTTAGTTACTTTATTTTCCATCTTTATATCCTCCATTTATTGTTCATCTGTTTAATATAAACATATTTTAACATATATTTAGGGCCTTGTAGGTAACAAATGTTACATGCGAACTAGATTAAATCCGCTAGGCCATCAAAATCAACTCCGTAGATTTTCTTGCCGTCAACATTTATGAGGCCTTCGTCGTACATTTTCATAAGCTCACGTGAAACGGATGGTCTTGCCGCGCCGAGAAGCTCAGAAAGGTTTTCGCGCCCTATTGTGAGCGGGGTCTTTGGATCGCATTTCGTCTCATTGACTATGAGGTAAGCAATCTTGGATCTAAGCGTTGAGCCGAGAAGAAGCCTAACTCTGCCGTTAAGGTAGAAAGCCTTCTGCGCCAAAATGTTGATCATATTTGACGAAAGAATCTGGTGTGTCCTGATACCAATTCCTATATCGCTTAGAATGTATTTCTTTGGAACCATCAAAACTTCTGAACGCGCAATTGCCTCGCCGAAGTGGTCGTAGCTGTCCTTGTTCAAAAATAGCAAAACCTCGCCAAATATCTCACCAGGCTCATCAAAATGAGTGACTATGCTTCGTCTTCCATCGAGGAAAATCTTGCCTATGTCGACAGAACCTTTAATCAGAATTAGAAGATCTGTCGGCTCATCGTCCATGTCAAATATCAGCTCGCCCTTCTCAAAACTGCAGAGCTTGGAATTACTGTTTTCTAGGTATTTCGAGATTTCATCACGGCTCAGAGTCTTAAAAAGCGGACAGCAACATAGCGCGTCCAAAGCCTGTGCCGATATATTTTTGATAGTTGCCACATTAGCCTCCTTTGCGAAGAAAAACGAACAGCCCAAATTACATTTTATTAATACCCCAATTGAGATATTTCTACCATATAAATGGACATCAAAGGGATATCGTGGTAAAGTTATATAGGATAATTATACAAAAATTTACAGTGCACGAGAGGGAAAATATGAAGATAAAGGCAGCAATATTTGATGCCGACGGCACGCTTCTCGACTCGATGGGACAGTGGAATTTGGTGCCGTATAAATACATAAAATCACTCGGTGTAGATGCAGATGAAAACATAGCCGAAAAGCTTTTTGCTATGACGATTTCTGAGGCGGCCGAGTACATAATAGATGAATACAATCTTACGGTAACGGCAGAGGAAGCTGTTGAAGGGATGGATGCGATAATTAGAGAGTTTTATCAGAATGAGGTTGAACTTAAGGAAGGCGCTAGGGAGCTTTTAGAGTATTTTAAGACGCGTGAGATTCCTATGGTTATCGGAACTTCGACTGATAGGGAATGCATCGAGGTAGGCCTTGAGCGCACGGGACTTTCTTCCTATTTTGATAGAATTTACACCTCGACAGAGGTCGGAAAATCAAAGGCAGAGCCGGATTTGTTCCTTCAGGCCATGGATTTTATGGCTAGGGCCCCAGAGGAGACCATAGTTTTTGAGGATGGGCTCTACTCGCTCAAAACAGCAGCTGCGCTTGGAATGAAGACAGTTGGTATCTTTGATGAGGTGAGTATCGCTAACCAAAAGGAAATAAAGGAACTTGCGGACCTATATGTTAGCGAGGGCGAGAGTCTAGTGTGCCTAATAGAAGGATTGGAAGGTTAGGGATGGAAAAGAAACTGAACTTCCTTTACTCGTCGGTACACGGTGCATACTGGGTTTACTACGGTGTTATTTCGAGCTTTTCGTCGGTGTTTTTGCTGGCAAGAGGCTTTTCAAATTCGCAGATTGGAATTATCATAGCGCTGGCGAATATACTTGCGGTAATAATACAGCCATATCTTGCTGACTATGTGGATAGATCTAGAAGAACTGCGATATTTAGCGTTATGGCGAGCATGTGCATAGCACTTGTTTTGTTTACAAATATAATTCTTGTAGCTAAGAATCATCTTGTACTTGGAACTTTTTATGTAGCAGCTTTCATGCTTCAGTCAGTTATGCAGCCTTTTTGCAATGGACTTAACCGCGTGCTCGAGGATGGCGGAAATAAGATTTATTTCGGATTTTGCAGGAGCATAGGTTCCTTGGTTTACAGCATTGTCGTTGTTGCCTTGGGATATATGGTTGATTCATATACTGTTGACATTATTCCAAAGGCCGGAATTCTAACGACTTTAGTGCTTTTAATAGTCGTTTGGTTCTCATATAGGGCACATAGACAAAACACTTTGATGGCAGGGGAAAAAAATGTGGAGCATGAGGTTCCTGCAGAGAAGATAAACCTAAGGGCGTTCCTCAAAGATCACAGGATGTTCTTCATGGTGAATCTAGGTGTTTTAGGTCTTTATGTTGGAAATGCGACTGTAAACACTTTTATGGCTCAGATTGTAAG
The nucleotide sequence above comes from Eubacterium sulci ATCC 35585. Encoded proteins:
- a CDS encoding disulfide oxidoreductase, with translation MENKVTKDMLIGEVVSKYPETIEILMGAGMHCLGCPSSQMESLSDACAVHGISSDALLAAINEKLSK